One stretch of Cheilinus undulatus linkage group 5, ASM1832078v1, whole genome shotgun sequence DNA includes these proteins:
- the angptl2b gene encoding angiopoietin-related protein 2b, translating to MDPPSMVLLGLLLVYGLSCGVQQTLGSASDSRHGKDRAQEFESSEDGLEREFLFAGRSKRAPADPQQDKCSYTFIVPQQKVTGAICVNSKEPEAMLENRVNKQELELLNVELQKQKRQIETLQQLVEVDGGIVNEVKLLRKESRNMNSRVTQLYMQLLHEIIRKRDNALELAQMENKILNQTSEMQLLTSRYKDLEHKYQHLASLATNQSALIALLEEQCQSRPPPRHMPVPQPRPQPPPQSPPLNKPYPPPVLPRINNPISNEIQSDQKSLPPLPTMPTGTHSPSTTDKPSGPFKDCLQALEDGHTTSGMYLVKPENANRLMQVWCDQRHDPGGWTVIQRRLDGSVNFFRNWETYKQGFGNIDGEYWLGLENIYWLTNQGNYKLLVTLEDWSGRKVFAEYASFRVEPEADFYKLRVGRYHGNAGDSLTWHNGKQFTTLDRDHDAYTGNCAHYQKGGWWYNSCAHSNLNGVWYRGGHYRSRYQDGVYWAEFRGGAYSLKKVVMMIRPNPNTFH from the exons ATGGATCCTCCTTCAATGGTCCTGCTGGGGCTCCTTCTTGTTTATGGACTATCCTGTGGTGTTCAGCAGACTCTGGGGAGCGCATCAGACAGCAGACATGGAAAGGACAGGGCCCAGGAATTTGAGAGTAGTGAGGATGGTCTAGAAAGAGAGTTCCTCTTCGCTGGAAGGAGCAAACGGGCTCCAGCTGACCCACAGCAGGACAAATGCTCTTACACTTTCATTGTACCTCAACAGAAAGTGACCGGAGCCATCTGTGTCAACTCTAAGGAGCCTGAGGCAATGCTGGAGAATCGGGTCAACAAACAAGAGTTAGAGCTGCTAAATGTGGAGCTACAAAAACAGAAGAGGCAGATAGAGACCCTGCAGCAATTGGTAGAGGTGGACGGAGGGATTGTCAATGAAGTCAAGCTGCTGAGGAAGGAGAGCCGAAACATGAACTCCAGAGTCACTCAGCTGTACATGCAGCTGCTCCATGAGATCATCAGGAAGAGAGACAATGCCTTAGAATTGGCTCAGATGGAGAACAAGATCCTGAACCAAACCTCTGAGATGCAACTTCTCACCAGTCGATACAAAGATCTCGAGCACAAGTACCAGCATTTGGCATCTTTGGCCACGAACCAGTCAGCTCTTATTGCCCTCTTGGAGGAGCAGTGCCAGAGCCGCCCACCTCCTCGTCACATGCCAGTTCCCCAGCCCCGGCCTCAGCCACCTCCACAATCACCACCGCTCAACAAGCCTTACCCACCACCTGTCCTTCCACGCATTAACAACCCAATCAGCAACGAGATCCAGAGTGACCAGAAATCTCTGCCGCCTCTTCCAACAATGCCCACCGGCACACACAGCCCCTCCACCACTGACAAGCCCTCTG GACCATTTAAGGATTGTCTGCAGGCTCTGGAAGATGGCCACACTACCAGCGGTATGTATCTGGTGAAGCCTGAAAATGCCAACAGGCTTATGCAGGTGTGGTGCGACCAGAGACATGACCCAGGTGGCTGGACTGTGATCCAAAGAAGGCTGGATGGCTCTGTCAACTTTTTCAGGAACTGGGAGACGTACAAG CAAGGTTTTGGCAATATAGATGGGGAGTACTGGCTTGGTTTGGAAAACATCTACTGGCTGACTAACCAGGGAAACTACAAACTACTTGTCACGCTGGAGGACTGGTCTGGCCGCAAGGTGTTTGCAGAGTATGCCAGCTTCAGAGTGGAGCCTgaagcagatttctacaagcTAAGGGTGGGCCGCTACCATGGAAATGCTGGAGACTCCCTCACTTGGCATAATGGCAAGCAGTTCACAACACTGGACAGAGATCATGATGCATATACAG GAAACTGTGCCCACTACCAGAAGGGAGGGTGGTGGTACAACTCTTGTGCCCATTCAAATTTGAATGGCGTTTGGTACAGAGGAGGACATTATCGCAGCCGCTACCAAGATGGAGTTTACTGGGCCGAGTTCAGAGGAGGAGCTTATTCACTAAAGAAAGTGGTCATGATGATCCGTCCAAACCCAAATACCTTCCACTAA